A region from the Pararge aegeria chromosome Z, ilParAegt1.1, whole genome shotgun sequence genome encodes:
- the LOC120636429 gene encoding piggyBac transposable element-derived protein 3-like — protein sequence MPAYFVERSGQRTELTGELLLQLIGDGNDSEIEEVEDDEGDQEESVLQLVSAEEPESPPRPGPSSATATKARQKPTKSRDTRRRIWKQMPFNQKEHSYPERSSAAILRMAFHVVDSDDAPAGNQNSLWKVQPVLTQVKNACDKLERQPGFYSIDEQMIPFSGTCPRGLRQVIKTKPRPQGLKAFVATTYDGLMIDFEVYQGAKTNFGDKSLGVGASVILHLSKSIPRGSCLYFDRFFSSIPLLERLNELGLHGTGTIMMNRVLERKNMDFKLDRKMKRGESQQFVSNDVVVVKWMDNKSVLVASNCTSGDDSCLIKRWDKNLSAFTDVSCPKVIANYNKNMGGVDILDQSIEYYRTFIKTKKWTLKVILHFFDLAISNAWRLYVLNSITTRVPKSKIMDLLEFRMQVSDGLVNAPERKRRSDTDEQDENQAPNTSKFRRPNPPSVAKRFIVTHKLAKK from the exons ATGCCGGCGTATTTTGTTGAGCGGAGTGGTCAGA GGACGGAACTAACGGGTGAGTTGTTGCTTCAGCTCATTGGAGATGGCAATGACTCCGAAATAGAAGAAGTGGAAGATGACGAAGGTGATCAAGAAGAATCGGTTTTGCAGTTGGTGTCTGCTGAGGAACCTGAATCACCTCCCCGTCCAGGTCCATCATCTGCTACTGCAACAAAAGCTCGTCAAAAGCCGACAAAAAGCCGAGACACTCGCCGAAGAATCTGGAAGCAGATGCCATTCAACCAGAAGGAACACAGCTATCCGGAGCGGTCGTCAGCAGCG ATTCTTCGTATGGCATTCCATGTTGTCGATAGTGATGATGCTCCGGCAGGAAACCAGAATTCACTGTGGAAAGTCCAACCTGTACTTACTCAAGTCAAAAATGCTTGCGACAAATTAGAACGTCAACCAGGCTTTTATTCCATCGACGAGCAAATGATTCCATTCTCTGGGACATGTCCACGTGGTTTGAgacaagtaataaaaacaaagcCGCGTCCACAAGGGCTAAAAGCTTTCGTCGCTACTACTTACGATGGTTTGATGATCGACTTCGAAGTTTATCAAGGCGCAAAAACAAACTTTGGAGACAAATCTCTAGGCGTTGGAGCTTCTGTCATTCTTCATCTCTCTAAGTCAATCCCACGCGGTAGTTGTCTATATTTTGACCGGTTTTTTTCATCTATACCTTTACTTGAGAGATTGAATGAATTGGGACTACATGGGACCGGGACAATAATGATGAATAGAGTTCTTGAGAGGAAGAACATGGACTTCAAGCTAGATCGCAAAATGAAACGTGGCGAATCTCAACAATTTGTTAGCAATGatgttgttgttgttaaatgGATGGATAACAAATCCGTCCTTGTAGCATCCAATTGTACATCTGGAGATGATTCTTGTCTCATTAAGCGATGGGATAAAAATCTCTCAGCATTTACAGACGTAAGCTGTCCAAAAGTAATCGCAAATTACAATAAGAACATGGGAGGTGTAGATATACTCGATCAATCCATAGAATACTACCGGACCTtcataaaaacgaaaaaatgGACTCTAAAAGTCATCCTCCATTTTTTTGACTTGGCCATTTCGAATGCTTGGCGTTTGTATGTGTTAAATTCGATCACAACTAGAGTAcccaaaagtaaaataatggaCTTGTTGGAGTTTCGAATGCAAGTGTCAGATGGCCTTGTCAACGCACCAGAACGTAAAAGAAGATCTGATACTGATGAACAAGATGAGAACCAGGCTCCTAATACGTCTAAGTTCCGTCGACCGAATCCACCTTCTGTAGCCAAAAG GTTCATCGTCACACACAaacttgcaaaaaaataa